A section of the Prochlorococcus marinus XMU1402 genome encodes:
- a CDS encoding CIA30 family protein, which produces MSKKKFLFQKREFNGWKTLNDTVMGGSSSAFCEISNSGLILKGNIVEKSGGFVSCRSSIYKPSLDVSEYSSFELNIDGQGRTFKFAVACEDALLGLTEFIPGGLRWIKSFPTKKFGTTNVQIPFGELKPSVRANKVRFPFKFKPSKIKRLQLLHSKFGDDGLLNNEFRQGSIKVLIKSISVI; this is translated from the coding sequence ATGAGTAAGAAAAAATTTTTATTCCAGAAAAGGGAGTTCAATGGTTGGAAAACATTAAATGATACAGTTATGGGTGGATCAAGTTCAGCGTTTTGTGAAATTTCAAATTCTGGTTTGATATTAAAGGGTAATATTGTCGAGAAATCAGGAGGATTTGTTAGTTGTAGATCGTCTATATATAAACCTTCTTTAGATGTATCTGAGTATTCATCCTTTGAATTAAATATTGATGGACAAGGAAGAACTTTTAAATTTGCTGTCGCCTGTGAAGACGCTTTGCTAGGACTAACTGAATTTATTCCAGGCGGTCTCAGGTGGATTAAATCATTCCCAACAAAAAAATTTGGAACAACAAATGTTCAAATTCCTTTTGGTGAGCTAAAACCCTCAGTAAGAGCTAATAAAGTACGTTTCCCATTTAAATTTAAGCCATCTAAAATTAAAAGATTGCAACTACTTCACTCTAAGTTCGGTGATGATGGATTACTTAATAATGAGTTTAGACAGGGTTCTATAAAAGTTTTAATTAAATCAATAAGTGTTATTTGA
- a CDS encoding coat-like protein — translation MLFENPPKNIESLIAKSADLTNKPFVHSVVKINGEYEFEEEDIDLTVNILCRDKEGKRLEIYDLELELFKSNKELVLVISKLNFPDEPILWCGVKTLWMDSNNGKKCNSPRYSSRLENLANRIKSFIN, via the coding sequence GTGTTATTTGAAAATCCACCTAAAAATATAGAGAGCTTAATCGCTAAGTCTGCAGATTTAACAAATAAACCTTTTGTTCATTCTGTCGTGAAAATAAATGGTGAATACGAATTCGAAGAAGAAGATATTGATTTAACAGTTAATATCTTATGTCGAGATAAAGAAGGTAAAAGATTAGAAATTTATGATCTTGAATTAGAACTTTTTAAATCAAATAAAGAGTTGGTTTTAGTAATCTCTAAGCTTAATTTCCCTGATGAACCAATATTATGGTGTGGAGTTAAAACATTATGGATGGATAGCAATAATGGAAAAAAATGCAACTCACCAAGATACAGCTCTAGATTGGAAAATTTAGCAAATAGGATAAAAAGTTTTATTAATTAA
- the ilvD gene encoding dihydroxy-acid dehydratase translates to MNKLRSSAITQGVQRSPNRSMLRAVGFNDEDFNKPIIGVANGYSTITPCNIGLNKLALKAEESIKRSGGMPQMFGTITVSDGISMGTEGMKYSLVSREVIADSIETACNAQSMDGVLAIGGCDKNMPGAMIAIARMNIPSIFIYGGTIKPGKLHGEDLTVVSAFEAVGQLTSGKINEERLIQVEKNCIPGAGSCGGMFTANTMSAVIEVLGLSLPHSSTMAAEDLEKELSADKSAEILVSAIEKDIRPLDLMTKKAFENAISVIMAIGGSTNAVLHILAIANTAGIDIDINDFERIRQKVPVICDLKPSGKYVTVDLHKAGGIPQVMKILLNAGLIHGDCKNIEGKTISEYLQQIPDKPLKNQNVIRDIDDPLYKKGHLSILKGNLASEGSVAKISGVKNPVLTGPAKIFESEEDCLKSILNNDIKAGDVVVIRNEGPVGGPGMREMLAPTSAIVGQGLGEKVALITDGRFSGGTYGLVVGHIAPEAAVGGNIALIKEGDLITVDAVKQLIEVDLSDEELEKRKKDWVKPIQKYKRGILSKYSRIVSTSSLGAVTDL, encoded by the coding sequence ATGAATAAACTCAGATCATCTGCAATAACCCAAGGTGTGCAAAGATCCCCTAACAGATCGATGTTAAGAGCTGTTGGATTTAATGATGAGGACTTTAATAAACCTATTATTGGAGTAGCAAATGGATACAGCACCATAACACCATGCAATATAGGTTTAAATAAGTTAGCTCTAAAAGCTGAAGAGTCAATAAAAAGATCAGGTGGAATGCCGCAGATGTTTGGGACTATAACAGTAAGCGATGGCATATCTATGGGAACAGAGGGTATGAAATATTCCCTGGTTTCAAGAGAAGTTATCGCTGATTCGATTGAAACAGCATGCAATGCTCAGAGTATGGATGGAGTACTTGCTATAGGTGGATGTGACAAGAATATGCCGGGCGCCATGATTGCGATTGCAAGAATGAATATTCCCTCAATTTTCATTTATGGAGGGACAATAAAGCCTGGAAAATTGCATGGAGAAGATCTAACTGTTGTTAGTGCATTTGAAGCTGTTGGACAATTAACATCAGGCAAAATTAATGAAGAAAGGCTAATCCAAGTTGAAAAAAATTGTATTCCTGGTGCTGGTAGCTGTGGAGGAATGTTTACAGCTAATACAATGTCGGCGGTTATTGAAGTACTAGGGTTAAGTCTTCCTCACAGTTCCACTATGGCTGCTGAAGATCTTGAAAAAGAACTAAGTGCAGATAAAAGTGCGGAGATATTAGTCTCTGCAATCGAAAAAGATATAAGACCTCTAGACCTAATGACTAAGAAAGCATTTGAAAATGCAATATCAGTAATTATGGCAATTGGCGGATCAACAAATGCGGTCTTGCATATCTTAGCTATTGCGAATACTGCAGGAATAGATATCGACATTAATGATTTTGAGAGAATCAGACAAAAAGTGCCCGTTATTTGTGACCTTAAACCGAGTGGTAAATATGTGACAGTGGATCTTCATAAGGCAGGTGGGATACCACAAGTAATGAAAATACTTTTGAATGCAGGATTAATTCATGGCGATTGCAAAAATATTGAAGGCAAAACCATCTCAGAATACTTACAGCAGATTCCAGATAAGCCTCTAAAAAATCAAAATGTCATAAGAGATATAGATGACCCTCTTTATAAAAAAGGACATCTATCGATATTAAAAGGTAACTTAGCGAGCGAAGGTTCTGTAGCCAAAATTAGCGGAGTAAAAAACCCTGTATTAACAGGTCCAGCAAAGATTTTTGAAAGTGAAGAGGATTGTTTAAAATCGATATTAAATAACGATATCAAAGCTGGTGATGTTGTTGTTATTAGAAACGAAGGTCCTGTAGGAGGTCCAGGCATGAGAGAAATGTTAGCTCCGACATCCGCGATTGTTGGTCAGGGGCTTGGAGAGAAGGTAGCTTTAATTACCGATGGCAGATTTAGCGGTGGTACTTATGGTCTTGTTGTGGGTCACATAGCTCCAGAGGCTGCTGTTGGAGGAAATATTGCTCTAATAAAAGAAGGTGATTTAATAACAGTTGATGCTGTTAAACAACTAATTGAAGTTGATTTATCTGACGAAGAATTAGAAAAAAGAAAAAAAGATTGGGTAAAACCCATACAAAAATACAAAAGAGGAATTCTTTCAAAATATTCGAGAATCGTAAGCACATCAAGTTTAGGGGCTGTTACTGATTTATAA
- a CDS encoding uracil phosphoribosyltransferase: MAMSLKVIVPPHPLIKHWLSILREKNTPNILYSTGYEQLGKWLTYEALRNWLPYKKEIVNTEIGNADGFFINNDYPIKVLAMLPEGLSLWFGSKEVIPNSTLALGELPKTIESNEGVIFYSEQITTKSATLETLIKLKELGVESNRILLITAICSNKGLNEIAKLFPNQVIYTSCIDEEDEITQLLTPGIGNPLSRLSTIFKDKN; encoded by the coding sequence ATGGCAATGTCACTAAAGGTTATTGTTCCTCCTCATCCATTAATAAAACATTGGCTTTCAATATTGCGAGAAAAAAACACTCCAAATATTTTGTACTCAACAGGATATGAGCAATTAGGGAAATGGCTTACATATGAAGCATTACGTAATTGGCTGCCATATAAAAAAGAAATAGTGAATACTGAGATTGGGAACGCAGATGGATTTTTTATTAATAATGATTATCCAATAAAAGTGCTCGCAATGTTGCCCGAAGGGTTATCTCTTTGGTTTGGATCTAAAGAAGTAATTCCTAATTCAACCCTGGCATTAGGAGAACTTCCTAAAACTATTGAATCAAATGAAGGAGTTATTTTTTATTCGGAACAAATAACGACAAAATCAGCAACATTAGAAACTTTAATTAAATTAAAGGAATTAGGTGTTGAATCAAATAGGATTCTTTTAATAACTGCTATTTGCTCAAATAAAGGGTTAAATGAAATTGCGAAACTATTCCCTAATCAGGTAATTTACACTTCTTGCATAGATGAGGAAGACGAAATAACACAATTATTAACACCAGGTATTGGGAATCCTTTATCGCGATTAAGTACTATATTTAAAGATAAGAACTAA
- a CDS encoding pentapeptide repeat-containing protein, whose protein sequence is MIKSIVFPSLKNALITLLFVGILFFSSVNSAWAKRPPEIRNQQDLNLEPDMHGQDLSGNEYVKFDLNGFNFSESNLEGAVFNNSKLQNSKFTGANLRDALAYATDFTDADLSDVNFTNALLMESNFEGAKIDGADFTDAVLSRTQQKQLCAIANGTNSSTGESTEYSLGC, encoded by the coding sequence ATGATTAAATCAATTGTTTTTCCCTCACTAAAGAATGCATTAATTACTTTGTTATTCGTTGGGATTTTATTTTTTAGTTCTGTAAATTCTGCATGGGCTAAAAGACCTCCTGAGATTAGAAACCAACAAGACCTTAATTTAGAGCCAGATATGCATGGTCAAGATTTAAGCGGTAACGAATACGTTAAGTTTGATTTGAATGGGTTTAATTTCAGTGAAAGTAATTTAGAGGGAGCGGTGTTCAATAATAGTAAATTGCAAAACTCAAAGTTTACTGGAGCCAATTTAAGGGATGCACTAGCTTATGCAACAGACTTTACAGATGCAGATCTTTCGGATGTTAATTTTACAAATGCTTTATTAATGGAGAGTAATTTTGAAGGAGCAAAAATAGATGGTGCAGATTTTACTGATGCTGTTCTTAGTCGTACACAACAAAAACAATTATGTGCGATAGCTAATGGCACAAATAGTTCTACAGGAGAGAGTACTGAATATAGCTTAGGTTGTTAA
- a CDS encoding GTP-binding protein, with amino-acid sequence MKKKIPVIVVSGFLGSGKTTFLRYLLKESNKKFGLIINEFGDVGIDGDLIKSCDTCDETEVDCVIELNNGCLCCTVQDDFVPSIKALLDSNPSLESIIIETSGLALPIPLIQALNWPELRSSIYLDVVVGIVNGQSMLNGSPINDLNKITKQYNETDKIDHNATIDELFEEQLEVSDIVLVSRSDILNDDQFDVVKNKIQGSLNSSTPVLKSKNGKIDLNYLFDFNFKKETYKKFLTEEHDHNHVELVSDSFKLNYFLEKNDFEKEMSKILDELNILRIKGRIWIPNKSLPLQIQIVGKKINTWFEEAPDNCWRPNDNAGLELVIISFDEKSVKTFNRKIKEKFKILSDPKIAI; translated from the coding sequence GTGAAAAAGAAAATACCAGTTATAGTTGTTTCGGGATTTCTTGGTTCAGGTAAAACAACTTTTCTAAGATACCTATTAAAAGAGAGTAATAAAAAATTTGGTTTAATAATTAATGAATTTGGTGATGTTGGAATTGACGGTGATTTGATTAAAAGTTGTGATACATGTGATGAAACTGAAGTCGACTGCGTAATCGAATTAAACAATGGATGTTTATGTTGTACAGTTCAAGATGATTTCGTTCCATCAATAAAAGCTCTCCTAGATTCTAATCCTTCTCTCGAATCAATAATTATCGAAACAAGTGGCCTAGCACTACCAATTCCCTTAATTCAAGCACTTAATTGGCCTGAGCTTAGGTCTTCCATCTACCTTGATGTTGTTGTTGGTATCGTTAATGGACAATCAATGCTCAATGGTTCACCAATTAATGATTTAAATAAAATAACAAAACAATATAATGAAACAGATAAAATTGATCACAACGCCACTATAGATGAACTTTTTGAGGAGCAACTAGAAGTTTCTGATATCGTTTTAGTCTCTAGATCAGATATCTTAAATGATGATCAGTTTGACGTTGTAAAAAATAAAATTCAAGGAAGTCTAAACTCATCTACACCAGTCCTTAAATCCAAGAATGGTAAGATTGATTTAAATTATCTATTTGATTTCAATTTTAAAAAAGAGACTTATAAAAAATTTTTAACTGAAGAACATGACCATAATCATGTTGAGCTTGTATCAGATTCATTTAAATTAAATTATTTCCTTGAAAAAAATGACTTTGAAAAGGAGATGTCAAAAATCTTGGATGAATTAAACATTCTTCGGATAAAAGGACGTATTTGGATACCAAACAAATCATTGCCTTTACAAATACAAATTGTTGGGAAGAAAATTAATACTTGGTTTGAAGAAGCTCCAGATAATTGTTGGAGACCAAATGATAATGCTGGGCTTGAATTAGTAATAATTTCCTTTGATGAAAAATCTGTAAAAACTTTCAATAGAAAAATTAAAGAGAAATTTAAGATTTTAAGTGACCCAAAAATAGCAATTTGA
- the purS gene encoding phosphoribosylformylglycinamidine synthase subunit PurS, translating to MDQFAVKVFVRLRPSVLDPAGEATKSASIKLGAEGIKSLRIGKMIEVKIEGNGENDVREKIDLLCDRLFANTVIEDYEYSLEKL from the coding sequence TTGGACCAATTTGCTGTAAAAGTTTTTGTTAGACTAAGACCCTCAGTTTTAGACCCCGCAGGAGAAGCTACCAAATCTGCATCTATAAAACTTGGAGCCGAGGGAATAAAATCATTACGTATAGGAAAAATGATTGAAGTAAAAATAGAAGGTAATGGTGAAAACGATGTAAGAGAAAAAATTGATTTATTGTGTGATAGGTTATTCGCAAATACTGTTATTGAAGATTATGAATATTCACTAGAAAAATTATAA
- the purQ gene encoding phosphoribosylformylglycinamidine synthase subunit PurQ: MENFIVGIVVFPGSNCDRDVSWALEGCLDIRTKYLWHESSDLSDVDAIVLPGGFSYGDYLRCGAIARFSPLINALDEFVKSGKRVLGICNGFQILTESGFLPGALVANKNLNFICDDVELDIVSSKGGWFNSRDEKQTIKLPIAHGEGRYHCDSDTLKKLVDNELIALRYKNNPNGSSFDIAGITNEKGNVLGLMPHPERACDETIGGTDGLFTLKSLILK; the protein is encoded by the coding sequence ATGGAAAATTTTATTGTAGGAATCGTTGTCTTCCCCGGTTCTAATTGTGATCGTGATGTTTCATGGGCATTGGAAGGTTGTTTAGACATAAGAACTAAATACTTATGGCATGAGTCTTCAGATTTAAGTGACGTAGATGCAATAGTTTTACCTGGAGGATTTAGCTATGGTGATTATCTAAGATGCGGAGCAATTGCGAGATTCTCTCCATTAATAAATGCCTTGGATGAGTTTGTTAAAAGCGGGAAAAGAGTTTTAGGAATTTGTAATGGGTTTCAAATTTTGACAGAATCAGGTTTTTTGCCCGGTGCTCTAGTTGCGAATAAAAATCTAAATTTTATCTGTGATGACGTTGAACTGGATATCGTTTCTTCAAAAGGAGGTTGGTTTAATAGTAGAGATGAAAAACAAACTATTAAGTTGCCAATAGCGCATGGGGAAGGAAGATATCATTGTGATTCTGATACTTTAAAAAAACTTGTAGATAATGAATTAATCGCTTTGAGATATAAAAATAATCCTAATGGATCCTCATTCGATATTGCAGGCATAACCAATGAAAAGGGAAATGTTCTAGGTTTAATGCCTCATCCAGAGCGAGCATGTGACGAAACAATTGGTGGGACTGATGGTCTCTTTACATTAAAATCATTAATATTGAAATAA
- the fba gene encoding class II fructose-bisphosphate aldolase (catalyzes the reversible aldol condensation of dihydroxyacetonephosphate and glyceraldehyde 3-phosphate in the Calvin cycle, glycolysis, and/or gluconeogenesis), which translates to MALVPLRLLLDHAAENGYGIPAFNVNNLEQVQAIMEAAYETDSPVILQASRGARNYAGEIFLRHLILAATETYPNIPVVMHQDHGNEPSTCYSAAINGFTSVMMDGSLEADAKTPASYEYNVAVTKKVVDFAHSVGVSVEGELGCLGSLETGKGEAEDGHGFEGELSTDMLLTDPEEAADFVAKTKVDALAIAIGTSHGAYKFTRKPTGEVLAISRIAEIHKALPNTHLVMHGSSSVPQEWLDIINKYGGEIPQTYGVPVEEIQEGIRNGVRKVNIDTDNRLAFTAAVREAAFADKANFDPRHFNKPARKYMKQVCLDRYKQFWCEGQASKIKQNSTNYFADLYAKGDLDPKVKAAV; encoded by the coding sequence ATGGCCCTCGTTCCACTACGACTACTTTTAGATCATGCTGCTGAGAATGGTTACGGTATTCCAGCTTTCAATGTTAATAATCTTGAGCAAGTTCAAGCAATCATGGAAGCAGCATATGAAACTGATAGTCCAGTAATCCTCCAAGCTTCAAGAGGGGCAAGAAATTATGCAGGAGAAATTTTCTTACGTCATCTAATCCTTGCCGCTACAGAAACATATCCAAATATTCCAGTGGTTATGCACCAAGACCATGGTAATGAGCCATCAACATGCTATTCAGCAGCAATAAATGGTTTCACATCAGTAATGATGGATGGTTCTCTAGAGGCAGATGCAAAAACACCCGCTAGTTACGAATATAATGTTGCAGTTACTAAAAAAGTAGTGGATTTTGCCCATTCAGTTGGAGTTAGTGTTGAAGGAGAATTAGGTTGCTTAGGTTCATTAGAAACAGGGAAAGGTGAAGCAGAAGATGGTCATGGATTTGAAGGTGAACTTTCTACCGATATGCTTTTGACTGATCCTGAAGAAGCTGCAGATTTTGTTGCTAAAACAAAAGTTGATGCATTAGCTATTGCTATAGGTACAAGTCATGGTGCTTATAAATTCACAAGGAAGCCTACAGGAGAAGTTCTTGCAATAAGCAGAATTGCTGAAATTCATAAAGCACTTCCAAATACCCATCTTGTAATGCATGGATCTAGTTCAGTTCCTCAAGAATGGTTGGATATCATTAACAAATATGGTGGTGAAATTCCTCAAACATATGGTGTTCCTGTTGAAGAAATTCAAGAGGGTATAAGAAATGGAGTTAGGAAAGTCAACATTGATACTGATAACAGACTTGCTTTCACTGCCGCGGTTAGAGAGGCAGCATTTGCTGATAAGGCAAACTTTGATCCAAGACATTTCAACAAACCTGCTAGAAAATACATGAAGCAAGTTTGTCTTGATAGATACAAGCAGTTCTGGTGCGAAGGTCAAGCGAGTAAGATCAAACAAAACAGCACTAATTATTTTGCTGATCTTTACGCAAAAGGTGATTTAGATCCAAAAGTAAAAGCTGCTGTTTAA
- a CDS encoding class I fructose-bisphosphate aldolase has product MALNYYKNELKENAKLLASKGKGILAVDESTKTVGKRLAGIGVENTEENRKAYRGMLFTTEGLGKYISGAILFEETLYQNHQDGESMVKKLNDLGIIPGIKVDKGLNPLPGAGDVETFCSGLDGLVERAAKYYEQGARFAKWRAVLQITNDGCPSKLSIQENAWGLARYARSVQESGLVPIIEPEILMDGDHTIEKTAEVQEEVIKQVYISCQENGVFLEGTLLKPSMTVNGANCPTKADPVKVAEMTIRTMERCVPASVPGIVFLSGGLSEEAASIYLNNMNTLYRKALWNVSFSYGRALQHSCLKAWKGSDVEGGQKALIARAQANSEASKGAYVAGSQPSSDEQLFVAGYTY; this is encoded by the coding sequence ATGGCTTTAAATTATTACAAAAATGAGCTTAAAGAAAATGCTAAATTACTAGCCTCTAAAGGAAAAGGGATATTAGCGGTAGATGAATCCACTAAAACAGTAGGTAAAAGACTCGCTGGAATTGGAGTTGAGAATACTGAAGAGAATAGGAAGGCATATAGAGGAATGCTTTTTACTACAGAAGGGCTTGGCAAATATATAAGTGGAGCAATCCTCTTCGAAGAAACTCTTTATCAGAATCACCAAGATGGTGAGTCAATGGTTAAGAAACTAAATGATTTAGGTATTATTCCTGGCATAAAGGTCGATAAAGGCCTAAATCCTCTTCCGGGAGCAGGAGATGTAGAAACTTTTTGCTCTGGCTTAGATGGGTTAGTTGAAAGAGCAGCAAAATATTATGAACAAGGAGCAAGATTTGCAAAGTGGAGAGCAGTTCTTCAAATTACAAATGATGGTTGTCCTTCAAAACTATCAATTCAAGAGAATGCTTGGGGATTAGCAAGGTATGCAAGATCAGTTCAAGAATCTGGTTTGGTACCAATTATTGAACCTGAAATCTTAATGGACGGCGATCATACTATTGAAAAAACTGCTGAAGTCCAAGAAGAGGTAATAAAGCAGGTTTATATTTCCTGCCAGGAAAATGGAGTTTTTCTAGAAGGCACTCTATTAAAACCTTCTATGACTGTTAATGGGGCAAATTGTCCAACAAAGGCTGATCCTGTGAAAGTCGCTGAAATGACAATCAGAACTATGGAAAGATGCGTTCCTGCATCTGTTCCAGGAATAGTTTTCTTATCAGGAGGGTTAAGTGAAGAAGCTGCTTCTATTTATTTAAATAATATGAACACTCTTTACAGGAAAGCTTTATGGAATGTTTCATTCTCCTATGGAAGAGCATTACAGCACTCATGCTTAAAGGCTTGGAAAGGGAGCGACGTTGAAGGGGGTCAAAAGGCTTTAATAGCAAGAGCCCAAGCAAACTCTGAAGCTTCAAAAGGTGCCTATGTAGCAGGATCTCAACCTTCATCCGATGAGCAATTGTTTGTAGCAGGCTACACTTATTAA
- a CDS encoding Gfo/Idh/MocA family protein, whose protein sequence is MNIKNKKLKIAIAGLGFGKKVHLEALKESDYLNPVAIYHYEKKQKSILEKETGLDFFYNWDDLIKSPEIDGIIIATPPESRFKLAKQALENNKNLLLEKPVSISSSEIEELQRISLINNLSVCVDFEYRAVPLFLQTKKIVDENILGDIYLVKLDWLMGSRSDPKRFWNWYSLEEKGGGVIGALGTHAFDMLNWFFGEAINVSGKLATSIRKRPLPNSSDLNDVTSEDVCLANIEISNYSSNLIPCQVSLSSISKNGRGFSLEIYGSEGSLILKSENQKDYVHGFNLKYSNNENKLQNLTADSSFNFEKTWTDGRIAPVLRIQNLWAQSIINRTPVIPGLCEGLASHKVCEAIRESSKSGLSIKI, encoded by the coding sequence ATGAATATTAAAAATAAAAAATTAAAAATAGCAATCGCTGGACTAGGGTTTGGTAAAAAAGTTCATTTAGAGGCATTAAAAGAGTCTGATTATTTAAATCCTGTAGCTATTTATCATTACGAGAAAAAGCAAAAATCAATTCTAGAAAAAGAAACGGGCTTAGATTTTTTTTATAATTGGGATGACTTAATTAAATCTCCGGAAATTGATGGAATTATAATTGCTACCCCTCCTGAATCAAGATTTAAATTAGCAAAACAAGCTCTTGAGAATAATAAAAATTTGCTTCTAGAAAAACCCGTTTCGATATCCTCCTCAGAAATTGAAGAGCTTCAGAGAATATCATTGATTAATAATTTAAGCGTATGTGTTGATTTTGAATATAGAGCAGTACCTCTTTTCCTTCAGACAAAAAAGATTGTTGATGAAAATATCTTAGGAGATATATATTTAGTCAAATTAGATTGGTTAATGGGCAGTAGATCTGACCCCAAAAGATTCTGGAATTGGTATTCGTTGGAAGAAAAAGGTGGTGGAGTTATTGGCGCATTAGGTACTCATGCATTCGATATGTTGAATTGGTTTTTTGGAGAAGCAATAAACGTGTCTGGTAAGTTAGCAACATCAATAAGAAAAAGACCTTTACCTAATTCATCTGATTTAAATGATGTTACGAGTGAAGATGTATGTTTAGCCAATATAGAAATATCAAACTACAGCTCCAATCTTATTCCATGTCAGGTATCTTTATCATCGATTTCTAAAAACGGTAGAGGATTTAGTTTAGAAATATATGGAAGCGAAGGTTCACTTATTCTTAAAAGCGAAAACCAAAAAGATTATGTACATGGTTTTAATTTGAAATATTCAAACAACGAAAATAAATTACAAAATCTAACTGCAGATTCAAGTTTTAATTTTGAAAAAACATGGACTGATGGGAGAATAGCTCCAGTTTTGAGAATTCAAAATTTATGGGCTCAGAGCATAATTAATAGAACACCTGTAATCCCTGGCTTATGTGAGGGACTTGCTAGTCATAAAGTTTGCGAAGCCATAAGAGAATCTTCGAAAAGTGGATTAAGTATCAAAATTTAA
- the accD gene encoding acetyl-CoA carboxylase, carboxyltransferase subunit beta, with amino-acid sequence MSLIDWFAARRKDQFVGKVSQDTDEGDGLWVKCSECSQVAYRKDLISNFNVCSNCGHHNRINSDERINIIADKNSFKEFDSSLSPTDPLGFKDRRSYADRIKESQAGTGLRDGVVTGICSVNSMPLALAVMDFRFMGGSMGSVVGEKITRIIEKATLENFPILIVCASGGARMQEGMLSLMQMAKISGALKKHKEKNLLYMPLLTHPTTGGVTASFAMLGDLILAEPKALIGFAGRRVIEQTLREKLPDNFQTAEYLLEHGFVDVIVKRKDLKDTLTKILKIHGVKELAKANT; translated from the coding sequence GTGTCATTAATCGACTGGTTTGCCGCAAGGCGTAAAGATCAATTTGTTGGGAAAGTTTCGCAAGATACTGATGAGGGAGATGGCTTGTGGGTTAAATGTTCAGAATGTTCGCAAGTAGCCTATAGAAAAGATCTAATTTCAAATTTCAATGTTTGTAGTAATTGTGGACATCACAACAGGATTAATAGCGATGAAAGGATAAATATAATTGCAGACAAAAATTCATTCAAAGAGTTTGATAGTTCACTAAGTCCTACAGATCCTTTAGGTTTTAAAGATAGAAGGTCATATGCTGATCGAATTAAAGAAAGTCAAGCAGGCACAGGTTTAAGAGATGGAGTCGTAACAGGTATCTGCTCTGTAAATTCAATGCCTTTAGCATTAGCTGTTATGGATTTTAGATTTATGGGAGGATCCATGGGTTCAGTCGTTGGTGAAAAAATCACAAGGATAATTGAAAAAGCAACTTTAGAAAATTTTCCAATTCTTATTGTTTGCGCATCAGGAGGAGCAAGGATGCAAGAAGGCATGTTAAGTCTCATGCAAATGGCAAAAATATCTGGAGCACTAAAAAAGCATAAAGAAAAAAATCTTCTTTATATGCCTTTATTAACTCATCCAACTACTGGGGGAGTAACAGCAAGCTTTGCAATGTTAGGTGATTTAATTTTGGCGGAACCTAAAGCTCTGATTGGATTTGCTGGAAGAAGGGTTATAGAACAAACATTAAGAGAAAAATTACCCGATAATTTTCAAACGGCTGAATATCTTCTTGAGCATGGTTTTGTTGATGTAATAGTAAAAAGGAAAGATCTCAAGGATACTCTGACTAAAATTTTGAAAATTCATGGTGTAAAAGAACTTGCAAAAGCAAATACGTAA